One segment of Synechococcus sp. A15-24 DNA contains the following:
- a CDS encoding TPM domain-containing protein, whose product MSSLRRLAKVVAAIGLFVVLACPLAVQAISPVDLGASRPDERVLDDAEVFSRASRSELNARLQDLAADRVDARVVTLRRLDYGLNLDSFGEELLAQWSSEDSEPLLLLLIETQNKRASIAADPKLQSQLPETLLTSTARTTMSVPLREGDRYRQATLDGINRLSTVLGGGEDPGPPAEIVRTTLPTNIPTQEETESSNATTWIIVLLVLGTIIPMATWWVFSR is encoded by the coding sequence ATGTCTTCCCTGCGTCGACTCGCCAAAGTTGTTGCGGCCATTGGCCTTTTTGTTGTTCTTGCCTGTCCCCTAGCGGTCCAGGCCATCTCGCCTGTGGATCTGGGCGCCAGTCGTCCAGACGAACGTGTGCTGGATGATGCTGAGGTGTTCAGCCGGGCCAGTCGTTCGGAACTCAACGCTCGGCTGCAGGATCTCGCTGCTGATCGCGTTGATGCCCGTGTCGTGACGCTGCGCCGGCTTGATTACGGCTTGAACCTCGACAGTTTTGGTGAGGAGCTTCTGGCTCAGTGGTCGTCTGAAGATTCGGAACCACTTCTGTTACTTCTGATCGAAACCCAGAACAAGCGGGCCTCCATTGCTGCCGACCCCAAGCTGCAATCTCAGCTTCCCGAAACGTTGTTGACTAGTACGGCGCGAACCACCATGAGCGTTCCCCTCAGGGAGGGAGACCGCTACCGGCAAGCCACCCTCGATGGCATCAATCGTTTGAGCACCGTCCTCGGTGGTGGTGAGGATCCCGGTCCACCAGCAGAAATTGTTCGCACAACCCTGCCCACCAACATTCCCACCCAGGAGGAAACAGAAAGCAGCAATGCCACAACCTGGATCATCGTGCTGCTAGTGCTGGGCACCATCATCCCGATGGCGACCTGGTGGGTTTTCTCCCGATGA
- a CDS encoding cofactor assembly of complex C subunit B, with translation MPTPARVVLGCALVLLALTLLNAGLADSFTPELERAEVLCGMAAVGLMLVAVLWTRADPTQAKPRPLSGEQGLQLARDLDQTIREELAWGSHMLLTATPAATLLVFWRDQVILRRGLLGDGDAAFTPGPICRRAMDRQTSISLVNTTLFPGRHEFDPVLDSLPAVLIVPLASEGVLILGGWSERCFSQADEQWLEGWGARLRTKLEAVTTEGCCGIDPA, from the coding sequence ATGCCCACTCCCGCACGCGTTGTTCTCGGCTGTGCGTTGGTGTTATTAGCGCTGACGCTGCTCAATGCCGGCCTGGCTGACTCGTTCACCCCTGAACTGGAACGGGCTGAAGTCCTCTGCGGGATGGCCGCTGTTGGACTGATGTTGGTGGCTGTGCTCTGGACCAGGGCCGATCCAACCCAGGCGAAACCTCGGCCACTTAGCGGTGAACAGGGTTTGCAGTTGGCTCGTGATTTGGACCAAACGATCAGGGAAGAGCTGGCCTGGGGAAGCCACATGCTGTTGACGGCGACACCGGCAGCCACCCTTCTGGTTTTTTGGCGTGATCAAGTCATCCTTCGCCGCGGATTGCTGGGCGACGGTGATGCAGCGTTTACACCCGGTCCAATCTGTCGACGTGCCATGGATCGCCAAACATCAATCAGTCTGGTCAACACAACCCTGTTCCCCGGTCGCCATGAATTTGATCCCGTTCTCGACAGCCTTCCGGCTGTGCTGATCGTGCCCCTGGCATCAGAAGGAGTGTTGATTCTCGGGGGGTGGTCTGAACGCTGCTTCAGTCAGGCCGATGAGCAATGGCTTGAAGGCTGGGGGGCACGGCTCAGAACGAAACTCGAGGCCGTGACGACGGAGGGGTGCTGCGGGATTGATCCGGCCTGA
- the lptC gene encoding LPS export ABC transporter periplasmic protein LptC — translation MDRSLLLIPALLLSSGLISCTQQPASQQDSAPPFVFRSLDLNQRRKDGQRDWDLSSPEARYDLSSRTVRARRPTGVLYKDDQPSFRISAELATVLNDGEMVILEGKVQLKQLQDQTVLIRGDRLVWRPAEDRMVMDQNPEALDETSRLTAERLTLVQSSNILRFEGPTQLLRWTQRRESDVDPDTDIRASNGRWNLETGELGVRGPVRALRSKDLTVTASALQGNTQQGFLDLIQPVRLEQKDGAINAGTTRWNFAEQQLRSFAPFQGKRQDATATGDGFVIDETATTVIISKACQLTQPGEYLKAHRCSWNWVTNSVVADGDVVLRRQDPDQETRAPRMEGQLGSEEGVRFGSTGQRVQSSIRFRPDQSRSTPPSSRPRVSF, via the coding sequence ATGGATCGTTCTCTGCTGCTGATCCCTGCACTGTTGCTGAGCAGCGGTCTGATCAGTTGCACCCAGCAACCGGCATCTCAACAGGATTCCGCCCCGCCCTTCGTCTTCCGTTCCCTCGACCTCAACCAACGTCGCAAGGATGGCCAGAGGGACTGGGATCTCAGCAGCCCTGAAGCGCGGTATGACCTATCGAGCCGCACGGTTCGCGCCCGACGCCCCACTGGCGTTCTTTACAAGGACGATCAGCCTTCGTTTCGCATCAGTGCCGAACTGGCCACTGTGCTGAACGACGGCGAAATGGTGATCCTGGAAGGCAAGGTGCAGCTCAAGCAACTGCAAGACCAAACCGTGCTGATCCGAGGGGATCGGTTGGTTTGGAGACCCGCGGAAGATCGCATGGTGATGGATCAGAACCCGGAGGCTTTGGATGAAACCTCGCGGTTGACGGCCGAACGGCTGACCTTGGTTCAGTCCAGCAACATCCTTCGTTTTGAGGGCCCGACACAACTCCTGCGCTGGACACAACGCCGAGAATCAGATGTGGATCCAGACACCGACATCAGAGCCAGCAACGGCCGTTGGAATCTGGAAACGGGCGAACTGGGGGTGCGCGGCCCCGTTCGCGCTCTGCGCAGCAAGGACTTGACCGTCACAGCATCTGCCCTGCAGGGCAACACCCAGCAAGGCTTCCTCGATCTGATTCAGCCCGTTCGCCTGGAGCAGAAGGATGGTGCCATCAACGCGGGGACCACGCGCTGGAACTTTGCTGAACAACAACTCCGATCCTTCGCTCCGTTCCAGGGCAAACGCCAGGACGCCACCGCCACAGGGGACGGATTTGTGATCGACGAAACGGCTACGACCGTCATCATTTCCAAGGCCTGTCAACTGACACAGCCTGGGGAGTACTTGAAAGCCCATCGCTGCAGCTGGAACTGGGTGACCAACAGTGTGGTGGCTGATGGGGATGTGGTGCTGAGGCGACAGGATCCCGACCAGGAGACCAGGGCTCCACGGATGGAGGGGCAACTGGGATCAGAGGAAGGCGTCCGTTTTGGGTCAACTGGACAACGGGTGCAATCCAGCATTCGCTTCAGGCCGGATCAATCCCGCAGCACCCCTCCGTCGTCACGGCCTCGAGTTTCGTTCTGA
- the metG gene encoding methionine--tRNA ligase, giving the protein MPYTLTTPLYYVNDRPHLGSTYTTLACDALARFQRLNGNAVMFVTGVDEHGQKIQRTAEARQLSPQQHCDSISGTYRDLWSRWGISQDRFVRTTDPRHLQLVDQFFARVKASGDVISGRQTGWYCVGCEEYKDDPAEAVDPSCPIHQKPLEWRDEENLFFRLSHYQSQIEELVARDDFIQPANRRQEVRNFVAQGLRDFSISRVNVSWGLPVPGHEGHTFYVWFDALLGYLTALLDDGGAVALERLEQCGWPASVHVIGKDILRFHAVFWPAMLMSAGLPLPKSVFGHGFLTREGLKMGKSLGNVLDPEHLLECCGSDAVRWYLLRDIQFGDDGDFQQQRFVDVVNNDLANTIGNLLNRTSSMARKWFADAVPPHTDAVGPHHPLAATANTAVTTVVTSMPSLGFKPAAEAVLQLAIAANGHLNDTAPWSRMKQPGLESEVGDDLYAVLEATRIVGLLLNPLLPDLSNRILEQLGTSINPDGWTEQLSWGGLVSGASLPKPSPVMQRLELEESL; this is encoded by the coding sequence ATGCCCTACACCCTCACGACTCCGCTCTATTACGTCAACGATCGGCCGCACCTGGGCAGCACCTACACAACCCTGGCCTGTGACGCCCTGGCGCGCTTCCAGCGGTTGAACGGCAACGCTGTGATGTTCGTCACCGGTGTTGACGAGCACGGACAGAAGATCCAGCGAACGGCTGAAGCCCGGCAGCTGAGCCCGCAACAACACTGCGATTCCATCAGTGGCACCTACCGCGACCTCTGGTCACGCTGGGGGATCAGTCAGGACCGCTTCGTTCGCACCACAGATCCCCGTCATCTGCAGCTGGTCGATCAGTTCTTCGCCCGCGTCAAAGCATCAGGGGACGTCATCAGCGGCCGGCAGACCGGTTGGTACTGCGTCGGATGCGAGGAATACAAAGACGATCCAGCCGAGGCCGTCGATCCCAGCTGCCCGATCCACCAGAAGCCGCTGGAGTGGCGGGATGAGGAGAACCTGTTCTTCCGCCTCTCCCACTACCAGTCGCAGATCGAAGAGCTGGTGGCAAGGGACGACTTCATCCAACCGGCGAACCGACGCCAGGAGGTAAGAAATTTCGTCGCCCAGGGGCTGAGGGACTTCTCAATCTCGCGGGTGAATGTGAGCTGGGGCCTGCCCGTGCCAGGCCATGAGGGCCACACCTTTTACGTGTGGTTCGATGCCTTGCTGGGCTACCTCACAGCGCTGCTGGATGACGGGGGGGCGGTCGCGCTGGAGCGTCTGGAGCAGTGCGGCTGGCCGGCATCCGTGCATGTGATCGGCAAGGACATCCTCCGTTTCCATGCCGTGTTCTGGCCGGCGATGCTGATGTCTGCAGGACTGCCTCTGCCGAAGTCCGTCTTCGGCCACGGCTTTCTCACCCGGGAAGGCTTGAAGATGGGCAAGTCGCTGGGCAATGTGCTCGACCCGGAACATCTTCTCGAGTGCTGCGGATCAGATGCCGTTCGTTGGTATCTGCTGCGCGACATCCAATTTGGGGACGACGGCGATTTTCAACAGCAGCGCTTCGTTGATGTGGTGAACAACGACCTGGCCAACACCATCGGCAACCTGCTCAACCGCACATCATCCATGGCCAGGAAATGGTTCGCTGATGCTGTTCCACCCCACACCGATGCCGTGGGTCCCCACCATCCCCTTGCCGCGACGGCCAACACCGCCGTTACAACGGTTGTGACATCCATGCCGTCGCTTGGCTTCAAGCCGGCAGCGGAAGCCGTTCTCCAGCTGGCGATCGCAGCCAATGGTCATCTCAACGACACAGCGCCCTGGAGCCGGATGAAGCAACCAGGCCTGGAATCCGAAGTCGGCGATGACCTCTATGCCGTTCTGGAAGCCACCCGGATTGTGGGACTGCTGCTCAATCCACTGCTGCCGGACTTGAGCAATCGAATCCTGGAGCAGCTCGGCACCAGCATTAATCCCGATGGGTGGACCGAACAGCTGAGCTGGGGTGGCCTGGTGAGTGGTGCGTCTCTCCCCAAACCATCTCCGGTGATGCAGCGCCTCGAACTCGAGGAGTCCCTCTGA
- a CDS encoding FAD-dependent oxidoreductase: MTWDVIVWGGGTGGVAAAVQAARSGARTLLLTPGPWLGGMLSAAGVSAPDGHELSCWQTGLWGQFIRTLASSVPEGLDQNWVSCFGFRPKQAERLLQSWVRAEPFLEWWSGCRLGGIDRRGDRIQTLEVECNRKRHRLDSRIWIDGSDLGELIALAEAPFRWGWESRETWNEPSAPSADALAKAPFFSRQPVQSPTWVVMGQLTAATPHSPATVAPAAPFADALDAFGLERTLTYGRLPGGLVMLNWPLGGNDWHQGLGRSIAPLASDRDALDQEMQEHSLQFLEQLSSCSNGWLTCGKAFPSSRPHLALMPYWREGRRMIGQSVVSELDLLPVTNQARRSRLPATSIAVGTYANDHHYPGDDWPLAPKSCRWGGRWTGTPFCIPFEALVSDEVSNLLAAEKCFSVSHIANGATRLQPLILNIGQAAGLAAALAVRSNHDLRELPVDSLQQQLIDDPHAPAAVMPIWDWPCWHPHWREAQHRAVRNPDALLQDGSLASAQASDLSLPAAAAAPSECHGQQIQGRFRRDADGLRYWLESGSIRRQLITLEPSVERVLSGAADGTQMDLVAVHNPWGPWWRVSQLLTH; the protein is encoded by the coding sequence ATGACCTGGGACGTGATCGTCTGGGGAGGTGGCACCGGTGGTGTGGCCGCTGCCGTTCAGGCAGCGCGCTCAGGCGCGCGGACGTTGCTGTTGACCCCAGGGCCGTGGTTGGGGGGAATGCTCAGTGCCGCCGGGGTGAGTGCCCCTGATGGCCATGAACTGAGCTGCTGGCAGACGGGGCTCTGGGGGCAGTTCATCCGAACCCTGGCTTCCAGCGTGCCCGAAGGCCTTGATCAGAACTGGGTCAGCTGTTTCGGATTCCGGCCTAAACAGGCTGAGCGTTTGCTGCAGAGCTGGGTTCGAGCGGAGCCATTCCTCGAGTGGTGGTCCGGTTGTCGCTTGGGTGGGATTGATCGCCGGGGTGATCGCATTCAGACCCTGGAGGTGGAATGCAATCGCAAACGCCATCGACTGGACAGCCGCATCTGGATCGACGGCAGCGATCTGGGCGAGCTGATCGCCCTGGCGGAAGCACCGTTCCGTTGGGGGTGGGAGTCCCGTGAAACCTGGAATGAACCCAGTGCTCCATCGGCTGATGCCCTGGCGAAAGCCCCTTTTTTCAGCCGGCAGCCCGTGCAGTCCCCCACCTGGGTGGTGATGGGCCAGCTCACGGCAGCGACTCCCCATTCCCCGGCGACGGTTGCTCCAGCGGCTCCCTTTGCCGATGCGCTGGATGCGTTTGGGCTGGAGCGAACGCTCACCTATGGCCGCCTGCCAGGTGGGCTTGTGATGTTGAACTGGCCTCTGGGCGGTAACGACTGGCATCAAGGGCTGGGGCGTTCCATTGCGCCGCTGGCATCGGACCGTGATGCCCTGGATCAGGAGATGCAGGAGCACAGCCTGCAGTTTCTGGAACAACTCTCCAGCTGCAGCAATGGTTGGCTGACCTGTGGTAAGGCCTTCCCCTCATCCAGACCACACCTCGCCTTGATGCCCTACTGGCGGGAAGGGCGTCGCATGATCGGTCAGTCGGTGGTGTCCGAACTGGATCTCCTGCCGGTGACGAACCAGGCGAGGCGCAGTCGCCTGCCCGCCACAAGCATCGCCGTGGGCACCTACGCCAATGATCACCATTACCCCGGCGACGACTGGCCGCTGGCTCCGAAGAGTTGTCGTTGGGGTGGACGCTGGACCGGCACCCCCTTCTGTATACCGTTCGAGGCTCTGGTGAGCGACGAGGTGTCCAATCTGCTCGCCGCCGAGAAGTGCTTCAGCGTCAGCCACATCGCCAATGGGGCGACCCGGCTGCAACCACTGATCCTCAATATCGGCCAGGCCGCTGGACTGGCTGCGGCCCTGGCCGTGCGTTCCAACCATGATCTGCGTGAGCTGCCTGTGGATTCTCTGCAGCAACAGCTGATTGATGACCCACACGCACCTGCTGCCGTGATGCCCATCTGGGACTGGCCCTGCTGGCATCCGCACTGGCGCGAGGCCCAGCATCGGGCCGTGCGCAATCCAGATGCCTTGCTGCAGGACGGATCACTGGCGTCTGCACAAGCTTCCGATTTATCGCTCCCGGCTGCTGCTGCTGCTCCTTCTGAGTGCCATGGTCAGCAGATCCAGGGACGGTTTCGCCGCGATGCGGATGGTTTGCGCTACTGGCTGGAGTCAGGCTCGATCCGTCGCCAGCTGATCACCCTGGAGCCATCCGTGGAACGGGTCCTCTCCGGTGCAGCGGATGGAACGCAGATGGATCTGGTCGCCGTCCACAACCCCTGGGGCCCCTGGTGGCGGGTCAGCCAATTGCTCACTCACTGA
- a CDS encoding ribonuclease catalytic domain-containing protein, translating into MASDFQTDDIVGVLLKGQPLIGRLLSCKGSKAVLAFGGQRRDQEIPLRELVPCGELSDSVRRSVLPTPEQVQSIVLSPRVSAEAWWLLVSDVTDDTIPWISLSDLTDLLVGQPDLIALAAVWSWLNGPQIWFRLRRDRTLQARPLNEIRQQRLKQRREHLQREHDLRQLALLQESAPLTEQRRQLLDPSWSDRLDQLLELVHGPEADLGEMPGLGLLQLLGLPPDRKALKTWLVARELLDPHQPSALRGSAWSSHLPEANAEIIGELLARAADTCSGDDTRVDLTAQRVYTLDDASTQEIDDGLALEPVDGDPWIWIHIADPARLIEPDSPLDHEARRRATSLYLADGVLPMLPLKLATEVFSLRAGQRCPALSVGVLLDDQGAVVASRCQRSWVQPRYRLTYEDGDELIELAPPGDEDLAQLSSLLKRRFNWRQRRGAINFERQEGRFRRGASGPELQVIDPSPARVMVSEAMLLMGAVVAEIGRKEGMALPYRSQPPAELPSAHELAEIPEGPARDAAVKRCLSRGLQGTSPMPHFSLGLEAYVQATSPIRRYADLLAHRQLMAWIEQRPVMSEPLLREQLDALENPLRQAIQISREDQRHWQQVWLEQHRDQQWSVQFLRWLRPQDRLALVHVPDLAMDLVGHADGEDPAPGQLLTMTVLHVDPERGELKLRFQ; encoded by the coding sequence TTGGCAAGTGATTTCCAGACCGACGACATCGTCGGCGTTTTGCTTAAGGGTCAGCCCCTCATCGGCCGCCTGTTGTCCTGCAAGGGCAGCAAGGCGGTCTTGGCATTTGGTGGACAACGACGGGATCAGGAGATTCCACTGCGGGAGCTTGTTCCCTGCGGAGAGCTGAGCGACTCGGTTCGCCGTTCTGTGCTGCCCACACCGGAGCAGGTGCAGTCCATTGTTCTGTCACCAAGGGTCAGTGCAGAGGCCTGGTGGCTGCTGGTGAGTGATGTCACGGATGACACCATCCCTTGGATCTCCCTGAGCGATCTGACCGATCTGCTTGTGGGACAGCCTGATCTCATTGCGCTGGCGGCCGTCTGGAGCTGGCTGAATGGTCCTCAGATCTGGTTCCGACTGCGACGGGATCGGACCCTGCAGGCGCGCCCCTTGAATGAGATTCGCCAACAGCGGCTTAAACAGCGACGGGAGCATCTGCAACGGGAGCATGACCTTCGCCAGTTGGCCCTGTTGCAGGAGTCAGCTCCACTGACAGAGCAACGACGCCAGCTGCTGGATCCCAGCTGGTCCGACCGCCTTGATCAGCTGCTGGAGCTGGTCCACGGGCCGGAAGCGGACCTGGGCGAAATGCCTGGGCTGGGCTTACTCCAGCTGCTGGGGCTGCCCCCCGATCGCAAGGCCCTGAAGACCTGGCTTGTGGCACGTGAGCTGTTGGATCCTCACCAACCCAGCGCGTTGCGCGGCAGTGCGTGGTCGAGCCATCTTCCGGAAGCGAACGCTGAGATCATTGGCGAGTTGCTGGCCAGGGCAGCTGACACCTGTTCCGGTGATGACACCCGTGTGGATCTGACGGCACAACGGGTTTACACCCTGGATGACGCCAGCACCCAGGAAATCGACGACGGCCTGGCACTGGAGCCTGTCGATGGTGACCCCTGGATCTGGATCCACATCGCTGATCCGGCACGGCTGATCGAACCGGACAGCCCCCTGGACCATGAGGCCCGTCGACGAGCCACCAGTTTGTATCTGGCGGATGGCGTGCTGCCGATGCTGCCACTCAAGCTCGCCACAGAGGTCTTCAGTCTCCGTGCAGGGCAGCGTTGCCCTGCTCTCAGTGTCGGTGTGCTCCTGGATGACCAGGGTGCGGTCGTGGCCAGCCGCTGTCAGCGCTCCTGGGTGCAACCCCGTTACCGGCTCACCTATGAAGATGGCGATGAACTGATCGAACTGGCCCCCCCCGGGGATGAGGACCTCGCCCAGTTGTCCTCCCTGCTCAAACGTCGCTTCAACTGGCGTCAGCGTCGGGGAGCCATCAACTTTGAACGCCAGGAAGGACGGTTCCGCCGCGGCGCAAGCGGTCCTGAGCTTCAGGTGATCGATCCCTCTCCAGCTCGAGTGATGGTCAGTGAGGCGATGTTGCTGATGGGTGCCGTTGTGGCAGAGATCGGTCGCAAGGAAGGGATGGCCCTGCCTTATCGCAGCCAGCCACCAGCGGAGCTCCCCAGTGCGCATGAGTTGGCGGAGATCCCGGAGGGCCCTGCCCGTGATGCAGCAGTGAAACGCTGTCTCAGTCGAGGTCTGCAGGGCACATCACCGATGCCCCACTTCAGTCTCGGATTGGAGGCCTACGTGCAGGCCACCTCACCCATCCGTCGTTACGCCGACCTGTTGGCCCATCGCCAGTTGATGGCCTGGATCGAGCAGAGGCCCGTGATGTCGGAGCCCCTGCTGCGTGAGCAGCTGGATGCGTTGGAGAATCCCCTGCGGCAGGCGATCCAGATCAGTCGGGAGGACCAGCGCCACTGGCAACAGGTGTGGCTTGAACAGCATCGCGACCAACAGTGGTCAGTGCAGTTCCTGCGTTGGCTACGCCCTCAGGATCGGCTGGCGCTGGTTCACGTGCCGGATCTGGCGATGGATCTGGTGGGTCATGCCGACGGGGAGGATCCAGCGCCAGGCCAGCTGCTGACGATGACAGTGCTTCATGTCGATCCAGAACGAGGCGAGCTGAAGCTGCGCTTTCAGTGA
- the rpsR gene encoding 30S ribosomal protein S18 → MSSSFFKKRLSPIKPGDPIDYKDVDLLKKFITERGKILPRRLTGLTAKQQRDLTNAVKRARIVALLPFVNPEG, encoded by the coding sequence ATGTCCAGCTCCTTCTTCAAGAAGCGCCTTTCTCCGATCAAGCCTGGCGATCCCATTGATTACAAGGATGTGGATCTGCTCAAGAAGTTCATCACTGAACGCGGCAAGATCCTTCCCCGCCGACTGACGGGTCTCACTGCCAAACAGCAGCGTGATCTCACCAATGCGGTGAAGCGTGCACGCATCGTTGCCCTGCTGCCCTTCGTGAATCCCGAGGGCTGA
- the rpmG gene encoding 50S ribosomal protein L33, producing the protein MAKNKGVRIVITLECTECRSNPAKRSPGVSRYTTEKNRRNTTERLEIKKFCPHCNKMTPHKEIK; encoded by the coding sequence ATGGCCAAGAACAAGGGCGTCCGGATCGTGATCACTCTCGAGTGCACGGAATGCCGGTCCAATCCCGCCAAGCGTTCACCCGGCGTGTCCCGCTACACGACCGAGAAGAACCGCCGGAACACCACCGAACGGCTGGAGATCAAGAAGTTCTGTCCCCACTGCAACAAGATGACTCCCCACAAGGAGATCAAGTGA
- the pheT gene encoding phenylalanine--tRNA ligase subunit beta: MRVSLSWLKQLVQVTDSVDALAHRLSMAGFEEEEIEDLSARAKGVVVGFVKEREKHPNADKLSVCQVDVGSEEPIQIVCGAKNVRAGLHVPVAMVGAELPAVNLTIKAGELRGVSSNGMICSLSELGLATESDGIAELNALTDKLPALGAPVAPILGLDDTVLELAITANRPDGLSMVGIAREVAALTGAALTLPDLTLKPAHELLQASDASAEAMQAGGLYGITLIEGVDGTRVSPTWVQQRLERAGINRVNAVVDITNVVMLEQGQPLHAFDADALEQLTGKPVNAASFGLRQAREGEAFIGLDDRELSLDVRAQVVTCHDLPVALAGVMGSKASGVTAATARIWLESAMFSPAAVRTTARSVGLRTDASARFEKGLPREMTLACSIRALELLKELFPCEAKGLWVCGDSAADASSVLLRRDALHQLLGPLEDEEGSSDLADAVIEQCLTALGCELSTSDEGWHVIAPPSRRLDLAREIDLIEEVARLVGFDRFGAHLPDPLAPGALTPAQQAERRLRTLLCGAGLQEITTLSLVGASDSDPRIAISNPLLAETSHLRTNLWEEHLAVCVRNLKASQPGCWIFELGTTYAGSADSVEESRLLSGVICGEQRLERWTTSGKTAPPDYYAARGRLTEVMQALKLDVADRRLTDDFRLHPGRAATLVLEGRPLGCFGQLHPELAASSDLPDATFLFELDLTRLVESATRRNRWVPAFKAFPTVPASERDLAVVVDRSLVASDLMQSIRKAGKPLLESVTLIDRFEGDQLGENKASQAFRLRYRHQSETLTDDQVQPVHDKVRNALVKQHGAELRS; this comes from the coding sequence ATGCGGGTCTCCCTCTCTTGGCTCAAGCAACTGGTTCAGGTGACGGACTCGGTCGACGCGTTGGCCCATCGTCTGTCGATGGCGGGATTCGAGGAGGAAGAGATTGAGGATCTCAGCGCCCGGGCCAAGGGCGTCGTCGTGGGTTTCGTCAAAGAACGGGAGAAACATCCCAACGCCGACAAGCTCAGCGTCTGTCAGGTGGATGTCGGTTCCGAGGAACCGATTCAGATCGTCTGCGGCGCCAAGAATGTACGGGCGGGTCTGCATGTGCCGGTGGCCATGGTGGGCGCGGAGTTGCCGGCTGTGAATCTCACGATCAAAGCGGGGGAACTCCGGGGGGTGAGCAGCAACGGGATGATCTGCTCCCTGTCTGAACTGGGGCTGGCGACGGAGTCCGATGGCATTGCTGAACTCAATGCACTGACCGACAAGCTTCCGGCCCTTGGTGCGCCGGTTGCTCCGATACTCGGCCTCGATGACACGGTTCTCGAGCTGGCGATCACCGCCAACCGTCCGGATGGTCTGTCGATGGTCGGGATCGCCCGGGAGGTTGCCGCCCTGACGGGTGCTGCGCTCACGCTTCCGGACCTGACCCTCAAGCCTGCCCATGAACTCCTGCAGGCATCTGACGCCAGTGCTGAAGCCATGCAGGCCGGTGGTCTTTACGGCATCACGCTGATCGAAGGCGTAGACGGCACCCGGGTCTCTCCGACCTGGGTGCAACAGCGTTTGGAACGGGCTGGGATTAATCGTGTGAATGCCGTTGTGGACATCACCAACGTGGTGATGCTCGAGCAGGGACAACCCCTGCACGCCTTTGATGCCGATGCCCTCGAACAACTCACCGGCAAGCCGGTGAATGCTGCCAGTTTCGGCTTGCGACAGGCCCGCGAGGGTGAAGCCTTTATCGGCCTGGATGACCGGGAGTTGAGCCTCGATGTCCGTGCCCAGGTGGTGACCTGTCACGACCTGCCGGTCGCTCTGGCCGGTGTCATGGGGAGCAAGGCCAGTGGTGTGACAGCCGCAACGGCGCGGATCTGGTTGGAGTCGGCCATGTTCAGCCCTGCTGCTGTCCGCACGACGGCCCGTTCCGTTGGACTGCGCACGGATGCCAGTGCTCGATTTGAGAAGGGTTTGCCGAGGGAGATGACCCTGGCCTGTTCAATCCGTGCTCTGGAGCTGCTGAAGGAGCTGTTTCCCTGTGAAGCCAAGGGCCTCTGGGTCTGTGGTGACAGCGCCGCTGACGCCAGTTCCGTGTTGTTGCGTCGGGATGCCCTGCATCAGTTGCTCGGACCCCTTGAGGATGAGGAGGGCAGTTCCGACCTGGCTGATGCTGTGATCGAGCAATGCCTGACGGCCCTCGGTTGTGAACTCAGCACCAGCGATGAGGGATGGCATGTCATTGCTCCCCCCTCGCGACGTCTCGACCTGGCCCGGGAGATCGATCTGATTGAGGAGGTCGCACGCCTCGTGGGATTTGATCGCTTCGGCGCCCATCTGCCGGATCCCTTGGCCCCAGGAGCGCTGACGCCTGCACAGCAAGCGGAACGTCGGCTCCGAACGCTCCTCTGCGGTGCCGGTTTGCAGGAGATCACAACACTGTCGTTGGTGGGTGCCAGCGATAGCGATCCACGCATCGCCATCAGCAATCCTCTGCTGGCCGAAACCAGTCATCTGCGGACAAACCTCTGGGAAGAGCACCTTGCGGTTTGTGTCCGCAACCTGAAGGCCTCCCAGCCCGGATGCTGGATTTTTGAACTGGGCACCACCTACGCCGGAAGCGCTGATTCGGTGGAGGAGTCGCGGCTTCTTTCCGGAGTGATCTGCGGTGAGCAACGCCTGGAGCGTTGGACCACCAGCGGCAAAACGGCACCTCCCGATTACTACGCCGCTCGTGGACGACTGACGGAGGTGATGCAGGCCTTGAAGCTCGATGTGGCCGATCGACGTCTCACTGACGACTTCCGTCTCCATCCCGGTCGGGCGGCCACCCTTGTGTTGGAGGGGCGTCCCCTCGGCTGCTTCGGCCAATTGCACCCGGAATTGGCGGCATCCAGTGATCTCCCGGACGCTACCTTTCTTTTCGAACTGGATCTGACCCGTTTGGTGGAGTCGGCCACCCGTCGGAACCGCTGGGTTCCAGCCTTCAAGGCCTTTCCAACCGTTCCGGCCAGTGAACGTGATCTGGCGGTGGTGGTGGATCGTTCGTTGGTCGCTTCAGACCTGATGCAGTCGATCCGGAAGGCGGGTAAGCCGTTGCTGGAATCCGTCACGTTGATCGACCGGTTCGAGGGAGACCAACTGGGCGAGAACAAGGCCAGCCAGGCCTTCCGCCTTCGTTACCGGCACCAGTCGGAGACCCTGACCGATGACCAGGTGCAACCGGTCCATGACAAGGTCCGCAATGCCCTCGTCAAACAGCACGGTGCCGAGCTCAGGAGCTGA